One genomic segment of Streptomyces sp. TLI_146 includes these proteins:
- a CDS encoding FAD-dependent oxidoreductase has product MTERNEALVIGAGVAGLTTAVCLAERGFTVRVLAERPPRETTSAVAGAIIGGPAIADETEAEAKFAPTAITRPWHQASLAEFTALAKQPDSGVRLTRGRLVNRQAAGGHEWAAHLPGYAPCGEEESGGFPVAFRVDLPIVDMPVYLEYLASRVTAAGGSVETGVVDSLEAAAAEAPLVVNCTGVGARALADDPKVFPVRGQHVIVENPGIDEFFFEQNPGPNSTSYFPHGRRLVCGGTAEREVWSMEPDPARTEEILARCIAVEPRIAGAAVTGVEVGLRASRPQTRLEVEPVGSARVIHNYGHGGIAVGLSWGCAQDVLRLALGGATAEVVS; this is encoded by the coding sequence ATGACAGAGCGCAACGAAGCCCTGGTCATCGGCGCCGGTGTGGCCGGACTGACCACGGCGGTGTGTCTGGCCGAGCGCGGCTTCACGGTCCGGGTCCTCGCCGAGCGCCCGCCGCGCGAGACCACCTCGGCCGTGGCCGGGGCGATCATCGGCGGCCCGGCGATCGCCGACGAGACCGAGGCGGAGGCCAAGTTCGCGCCGACCGCGATCACCCGGCCCTGGCACCAGGCGAGCCTGGCCGAGTTCACCGCGCTGGCCAAGCAGCCGGACAGCGGCGTCCGGCTGACCCGTGGCCGCCTGGTCAACCGGCAGGCCGCGGGCGGCCACGAGTGGGCCGCCCACCTGCCCGGGTACGCGCCCTGCGGCGAGGAGGAGAGCGGCGGGTTCCCGGTGGCGTTCCGGGTCGATCTGCCGATCGTGGACATGCCCGTGTACCTGGAGTACCTGGCCTCCCGGGTCACCGCCGCCGGGGGCAGCGTCGAGACCGGCGTGGTGGACTCTCTGGAGGCGGCGGCCGCCGAGGCGCCGCTCGTCGTCAACTGCACCGGGGTGGGCGCGCGCGCCCTGGCCGACGACCCGAAGGTCTTCCCGGTGCGCGGCCAGCACGTGATCGTGGAGAACCCGGGGATCGACGAGTTCTTCTTCGAGCAGAATCCCGGCCCGAACTCGACGAGCTACTTCCCGCACGGCCGCCGTCTGGTGTGCGGCGGCACCGCCGAGCGCGAGGTGTGGAGCATGGAGCCGGACCCGGCCCGGACGGAGGAGATCCTGGCGCGCTGCATCGCCGTGGAGCCCCGGATAGCCGGGGCCGCCGTCACCGGTGTCGAGGTCGGCCTGCGGGCCTCACGGCCGCAGACCCGCCTGGAAGTGGAGCCGGTCGGTTCTGCGCGGGTGATACACAACTACGGCCACGGCGGTATCGCGGTCGGCCTGTCCTGGGGCTGCGCCCAGGACGTCCTGCGCCTCGCGCTCGGCGGCGCCACCGCCG